The following proteins are encoded in a genomic region of Gossypium hirsutum isolate 1008001.06 chromosome D05, Gossypium_hirsutum_v2.1, whole genome shotgun sequence:
- the LOC121217161 gene encoding uncharacterized protein: MSPREEFPTKGLEGAPSNDIGWHFGTLVPNARGSIVCKLCGKVVKGGITRFKEHIAHKTGNVAPCPNVTGVIRESMMNVLKESNTKKIDKKRRKDEFLSQLTEEEDEHEGFIDEVSAIRQATRESIQSQHEWHRREEFRRSTGGWDNI; encoded by the exons atgtcACCACGTGAAGAGTTCCCGACTAAAGGATTGGAGGGTGCACCAAGTAATGATATAGGTTGGCACTTTGGAACTCTAGTGCCAAATGCGAGAGGAAGTATCGTATGTAAACTTTGTGGTAAAGTTGTGAAAGGAGGAATAACACGATTtaaagagcacattgctcataaaaccggcaatgttgcaccatgccctaatgttactg gtGTCATTAGAGAAAGTATGATGAATGTACTAAAAGAAAGCAACacaaagaaaatagacaaaaagaggagaaaagatgAATTCTTATCTCAATTAACAGAAGAGGAGGATGAGCATGAGGGATTCATTGATGAGGTTTCTGCTATAAGGCAAGCAACTCGAGAAAGTATCCAATCACAACACGAGTGGCATAGAAGGGAAGAATTCAGACGAAGTACTGGTGGTTGGGATAACATTTAG